The Polyangium aurulentum genomic interval ATGACGCATCCGGCCTGGCAAACATCGCCAAGATGCTCGGGTACGAACATGCACGAGCCATTCTCATGCCCGCGCTCACACCGCTCGAACACGGAAGGAAGATCCGTTTCGCAGGTCGTTGCAAACGCATCCTCCGACTTCGCCCGCCGCGCCACCAGCCCCACGGTGACGATGGACGCAACCATGGCGAGGGCGATGAACGGTCCGCGGCGTTTCATGGTGAGCCTGTGGAATACCCTCTTCATCAGAACCACTTTCCAGTTACACAGCGGCCAGCTTTAGATCTCGGCGCCGTTCAGGACTTCCCATCCGGCTTGCTCTTCTTCCGCCCCGTCAACTTCTTCGCCACGTCTTCGAGCCCGCGCAGTGCCTCCGCCTCACCCTCGGCTTCCCTCTGCGCGCGCCGCTGAGCCGCGAACCGTTCATATTCTTCCGTGGCCTTCTGGTCGGCATATTCGCGGCTCACTCGGCCGGCGTCGGGGAGCACCTCGCGGTCATTGAACCGAAGAAAATCATCCAGCCGCGTCTTCCAGTCCCTCAGAAAGATCTGCTTGCGTCGCCGAGCTTGATCCTCCGCGAAATCCAGGAACATGACCACGATCCGATTCAGCTCGGTGATCTCGTCCTCGCGCAGATAGTTCTTCGCGACCGTGATATCGTCCTTGTGGATGACGGAACCTTTCCACGAGGTCAGCCCCATGTTCGGCTCGTCGGCATTGGCGCGCCTGGCGATGAGCTCCGGGGCCGTCATGCCGGTCGCGGCGTAGTGCAGCTTGTTTTGCACCGTCTGGAAGAAGATCTGCGTGTCCCGCTCCGTCGGCGTGTAGTCGGCCGCCAGCGCGAGGATCTCCTGCACGCGCAGGTACACCCGGCGCTCGCTCGCCCGGATGTCGCGGATGCGCTCGAGCAGCTCGTCGAAGTAGTCGACGTGCCCCTTGCCGGGCGGGTTCTTCAGCCGCTCGTCGTCCATCGTGAAGCCCTTGACCAGGTACTCGGTCAAGCGTGCTGTCGCCCACTGGCGGAACTGCGTGCCGCGACCGCTGCGGACGCGGTAGCCGACGGCGACGATGGCGGGCAGGCTGTAGTGGCGCAGCGTGCGCGAGACGCTTCGACCCCCTTCGGATCGAACTTGTAAGTAATCCTTACAAGTTGCTTCCTGGTCCAGCTCGCCTTCCTGGTAGATCGCCCTGAGGTGGAGCGTCACGTTTTGGGGAGTCACCTCGAACAACTCCGCCATCTGTGCCTGGGTCAGCCAGATCGTCTCATTCTCGAACCGGCACTGGATGCGCGTGCGGCCATCCTCGGTCTGGTACAGCAGGAGCTCGGATCGCGGGGGCGCTTCGTCGGACATGGGCTCGTGAGGACGTTATCGCGGGTCGGCTCTACCGACAAGCCCACGCGCTCGGCCAACACGTCGCGACGGTTTGTCTCAGCCGCGGGCCGGGGTTCCACGCGCCCGCCCCCGCCTCACGAGCCCCACCGCCACGATCAATCCAACCGCCCCCCCGACATACGATCCGATATGCACCCGCCACACCCTCACGAATGC includes:
- a CDS encoding virulence RhuM family protein codes for the protein MSDEAPPRSELLLYQTEDGRTRIQCRFENETIWLTQAQMAELFEVTPQNVTLHLRAIYQEGELDQEATCKDYLQVRSEGGRSVSRTLRHYSLPAIVAVGYRVRSGRGTQFRQWATARLTEYLVKGFTMDDERLKNPPGKGHVDYFDELLERIRDIRASERRVYLRVQEILALAADYTPTERDTQIFFQTVQNKLHYAATGMTAPELIARRANADEPNMGLTSWKGSVIHKDDITVAKNYLREDEITELNRIVVMFLDFAEDQARRRKQIFLRDWKTRLDDFLRFNDREVLPDAGRVSREYADQKATEEYERFAAQRRAQREAEGEAEALRGLEDVAKKLTGRKKSKPDGKS